Proteins from one Gossypium raimondii isolate GPD5lz chromosome 8, ASM2569854v1, whole genome shotgun sequence genomic window:
- the LOC105790845 gene encoding uncharacterized protein LOC105790845: MRKTLQKVSNSDIYGKKAQKVSNSGVWAKNATKGFLLLIETAPFFTKISSPTHELFSFSVFSLLETPKSFPFSFPDFSLLETPKSGPFSFLVFSLLEKKYIPCSSILAAPHIEENISLFSVSIDIVSGNWRRKASCSTTCGSYATNRENISCLLG; encoded by the exons ATGAGAAAAACACtgcaaaaggtaagcaatagcgacATTTATGGTAAAAAAGCCCAAAAAGTAAGCAATAGCGGTGTTTGGGCTAAAAATGCCACAAAAGGTTTTTTACTTTTgattgaaacggcgccgtttttcACAAAGATATCATCTCCCACGCAcgaattattttctttctcagtCTTTTCTTTGCTTGAAACCCCAAAatcctttcccttttctttcccaGATTTCTCTTTGCTTGAAACCCCAAAATCCGGTCCCTTTTCTTTCTTAGTCTTTTCGTTgcttgaaaaaaaatacataccttGTTCTTCTATTTTAGCTGCTCCTCACATTGAAGAAAATATCAGTCTTTTCTCAGTCTCAATCGACATTGTCTCAG GGAACTGGAGGAGAAAAGCCAGTTGCAGCACAACTTGCGGCAGCTATGCAACGAACCGT GAAAATATCAGTTGTCTGCTCGGCTAG